Within Arcobacter lacus, the genomic segment TCGATTCTTTCTTTGATTTTTTTATTTAGTGGTTGTGCTTCAAAAATCACTATAAAAGCCTTACAATCTTCAAAAATAGAAAAAGAAAAAATCAACAGCATAAAAGTAGAAAGATTTAGAAATGACGATATAAATCAAACAGAAAGTCTTGCAAATAAAATAGCAAACAAAGTAGTTGATAATAAAAGAGTTTTTACTTTAAAAAATGATATCTTTGGAACAGATGCAATATTAACAGGAGAAGTTTTACAATCATCAGCAACTTATAATGTATATTATAGAAATGAAGTTGACTTTTCAAGATGCAGATATTATAGATATGATGAAAAAACAAGAGTAAAACAGTGTATGGAGTATTATATAAGATATATTCCTTGTGAAGCGAAAGAATACAATGTAACAACAGCTATAACTCTAATAAAACCAATAAACAATCAAATAATTTTTTCAAAAACTTATAGTACAAATACAAGTGATAATGTTTGTTATGATAGATATTTTTATGATTATCCTTATATGCCAGCACATTTAACTGCACATAGTGATAAATTTAGAGTAAATTCACAATTAGCAGACTCTATATCAAATGCAATTTTAGATGATATTTCTCCTCATTACATCTATTTTGATGTAGAAATCATGGAAGAATTAAATGATAATCCAATTTATACAAAAACTCAAAAACAAAGATTTGAAGATAGTGTAGCTCTTATGGAAAAAGGAAATTTAGATTTAGCAAAATACAATTTAGAAAGCTTAAATCAAGAGTTACAAGGGAAAAGTTTTGAAGTTTTATACAATCTAGCTTTGATTTATGAAGCAACTAACAATCTTCAAATAGCAAATAATCTTTACAACCAAGCAAGAACTCTTACATTTAATGTAAAAGATTTAGATTTAATCAATTATGGAATAAGTAGAACTAATTTAAACTTAGAAGAGAAAATAAAAGCTAAATCTCAACTTCCATAAATAGGGACAAATTCCCTATTTAACAACTTTTAACCAATATTTTTGTATATTAAATTTTTATTATAAATATTAAAAATTTTTAACCAAAAGGTAATTTAGTGGCTATAAGTAAATTTGACTATACAAAAATCTCTGATGATTGTGTAAAATGTGGAAAATGTAAACCAGTATGTACAATTTTCAATATAAATCAAGATGAAGCAACAAGCCCAAGAGGATTTATCGACCTACTTGGAGCATACAAAAGAGATGAATTAGAATTAGATAAAAATGCAAAAGATATATTTGAATCATGTTTTTTATGTACAAACTGTGTTGAAGTTTGTCCAAATGATTTACCAACAGATATGATTATTGAGCAAGTAAGAAGTGATATTGCTAAAAAATATGGTATTGCTTGGTATAAAAGGCTGTTCTTTTTCCTTTTAAGACATAGAAAAACTATGGACTTTTTATCAAAATTAGGTTGGGTTTTCCAAACTTGTGCTTTAAAATTAGATTCTGCAAAACAATCAGCACTTCCACGATTTTCATTACCAATAGTAAAAAAAGGAAGAGTTTTACCTTATGCAGATAAAAGAAGTTTTTTAAATAAATATCCAGAAAATATTCCTGCAATAAATAAATCTATTGAAGAAAATAAAAAAGGAAAAGTTGCTATTTTTATAGGTTGTATGAGTAACTATACTTATACAAATACTGGTGATAGTTTAGTAAAAATTCTAAAAAAATTAAATTTAGATATAACAATTCCAAAAAAACAACTCTGTTGTGGAGCGCCTGCATATTTTAC encodes:
- a CDS encoding (Fe-S)-binding protein, whose protein sequence is MAISKFDYTKISDDCVKCGKCKPVCTIFNINQDEATSPRGFIDLLGAYKRDELELDKNAKDIFESCFLCTNCVEVCPNDLPTDMIIEQVRSDIAKKYGIAWYKRLFFFLLRHRKTMDFLSKLGWVFQTCALKLDSAKQSALPRFSLPIVKKGRVLPYADKRSFLNKYPENIPAINKSIEENKKGKVAIFIGCMSNYTYTNTGDSLVKILKKLNLDITIPKKQLCCGAPAYFTGAFDTVDYLVKENIKYFETWIDEVDAVIIPEATCSAMINKDWEHYLHDQPEWKERAVKLSKKIFLATKWLENNTELKELLAKSGKKFDQMVTYHDPCHAKKMQGVWKEPRELLKQNYVLKEMSDSNRCCGFGGVTMQTEKYEFSKAAGAPKAAMIRDTKAQIVSAECSACRMQITNSLYLANVDVEFKNPIELIAQALED
- a CDS encoding tetratricopeptide repeat protein; translated protein: SILSLIFLFSGCASKITIKALQSSKIEKEKINSIKVERFRNDDINQTESLANKIANKVVDNKRVFTLKNDIFGTDAILTGEVLQSSATYNVYYRNEVDFSRCRYYRYDEKTRVKQCMEYYIRYIPCEAKEYNVTTAITLIKPINNQIIFSKTYSTNTSDNVCYDRYFYDYPYMPAHLTAHSDKFRVNSQLADSISNAILDDISPHYIYFDVEIMEELNDNPIYTKTQKQRFEDSVALMEKGNLDLAKYNLESLNQELQGKSFEVLYNLALIYEATNNLQIANNLYNQARTLTFNVKDLDLINYGISRTNLNLEEKIKAKSQLP